A stretch of Metabacillus sp. FJAT-52054 DNA encodes these proteins:
- a CDS encoding amino acid permease, whose amino-acid sequence MSLFRKKSIDKIIRDSGSKGISLNKTLGAFDLTMLGIGAIIGTGIFVLTGVAAAEHAGPALVLSFILAGIACAFAALCYAEFASTVPVSGSAYTYSYATFGELMAWILGWDLLLEYGLASASVASGWSGYFQGLLGGFGIHLPTALTSAYSPENGTYFDLPAVIIAFLITFLLTKGVRESARLNAIMVIIKIVVVLLFIAVAVWYVKPDNWTPFMPFGFAGVATGAATVFFAYIGFDAVSSAAEEVKNPQKNMPIGIIASLAICTVLYIAVSAILTGVVPYTELNVKNPVAFALNYINQDWVAGLISIGAIAGMTTVLLVMMYGLSRLFYAISRDGLLPKGLSKVNQKTQTPVKTTYLGCLLVSLFAGFIPLDELANLTSIGTLFAFMSVSIGILVLRRSGEGMKAGFKTPFVPVVPILAFLSCAYLMLQLQKQTWIAFLIWLAAGLIVYFLYGRKHSLLNKS is encoded by the coding sequence ATGAGTCTGTTTAGGAAAAAGTCGATTGATAAAATCATTAGGGATTCAGGAAGTAAAGGGATTTCGCTTAACAAAACGCTAGGTGCATTTGACCTGACGATGCTCGGAATAGGGGCTATTATCGGTACGGGGATATTTGTACTTACAGGCGTTGCGGCAGCAGAACATGCTGGTCCGGCACTTGTTTTATCATTTATTTTAGCGGGAATTGCCTGCGCTTTTGCGGCATTATGCTATGCAGAATTTGCTTCAACCGTTCCGGTCTCAGGCAGTGCGTATACATATAGCTATGCAACGTTCGGCGAGCTGATGGCATGGATTTTGGGATGGGATTTACTCTTGGAATACGGGCTTGCATCTGCTTCCGTCGCAAGCGGATGGTCGGGATATTTTCAAGGATTGCTGGGGGGCTTCGGGATTCATTTGCCTACTGCATTAACCAGCGCCTATTCACCTGAAAATGGCACCTATTTTGATCTTCCGGCTGTCATTATTGCGTTTCTGATCACTTTTCTTTTAACGAAAGGTGTAAGGGAATCAGCCAGGCTTAATGCTATTATGGTTATTATTAAAATTGTGGTTGTTCTTCTATTTATCGCGGTTGCTGTGTGGTATGTGAAGCCTGATAATTGGACGCCGTTTATGCCATTCGGCTTTGCGGGGGTTGCTACCGGTGCTGCGACAGTATTCTTTGCATATATCGGATTCGATGCTGTATCCTCTGCTGCGGAGGAGGTAAAGAATCCTCAGAAAAATATGCCAATCGGAATTATCGCTTCCTTGGCAATCTGTACAGTTCTTTACATTGCCGTCTCTGCAATCTTAACGGGAGTCGTTCCTTACACTGAACTTAATGTGAAAAATCCTGTTGCTTTTGCACTGAATTATATCAACCAGGATTGGGTTGCTGGACTGATTTCAATCGGTGCCATTGCCGGAATGACAACAGTTTTGCTTGTTATGATGTACGGTCTGTCCCGTCTGTTTTATGCAATCAGCCGTGATGGTCTGCTGCCGAAAGGTCTGTCAAAAGTTAACCAAAAGACGCAGACTCCGGTTAAAACAACGTACCTTGGATGTTTGCTCGTTTCTCTATTTGCAGGATTTATCCCGCTCGATGAATTGGCAAATTTAACAAGTATCGGTACATTGTTTGCTTTCATGTCGGTTTCCATAGGGATTTTGGTTTTAAGGAGATCAGGAGAAGGGATGAAGGCTGGGTTTAAAACTCCATTTGTCCCAGTTGTTCCAATATTAGCCTTTCTCTCCTGCGCCTATTTAATGCTTCAGCTTCAAAAGCAAACTTGGATTGCCTTCCTTATTTGGCTGGCTGCCGGTTTAATTGTTTACTTCTTATACGGAAGAAAACACAGTTTGTTAAACAAATCGTAA
- a CDS encoding YqzG/YhdC family protein encodes MKKWISCFLIAGILAGIAEPRLVYSAHQQEPAYAKWSRIAIQEVKRKYPDAKLLDYKHIGREKVDAELAAEKFKLWVRQGSREFGLFVTVEFNEKTQKVKSIHFKESER; translated from the coding sequence ATGAAAAAATGGATTTCCTGTTTTCTTATAGCAGGTATACTTGCAGGGATAGCTGAGCCTAGGCTTGTTTACTCAGCACACCAGCAGGAGCCCGCATATGCTAAGTGGTCTAGAATAGCTATACAAGAGGTTAAGCGTAAGTATCCGGATGCCAAGCTGCTTGATTATAAGCATATTGGCCGTGAAAAAGTGGATGCAGAATTGGCAGCAGAAAAATTCAAGCTTTGGGTTCGCCAGGGCAGCAGGGAATTCGGATTATTTGTAACAGTTGAATTTAATGAAAAGACCCAAAAAGTAAAATCCATTCATTTTAAAGAATCCGAACGTTGA
- a CDS encoding Na+/H+ antiporter NhaC family protein has product MKDGAKGNPLALLPLLVFVALFILAGVITGDFYKLPMVVAVLVAVTVALFMNRKENLTSKVERFAKGAGHPDIMIMVFIYILAGAFSEAAKGMGAVESTVNLALTYFPQSFLVVGLFIIAAFVSISMGTSMGTIAALGPIAAGISGETEIPVALAVASVIGGAMFGDNLSFISDTTIAAVRTQKTEMLDKFKTNFFIVLPAAIVTVIVLFTISLGMDSAVNPKEFSFVKLLPYIGVLVAALAGLNVVAVLGGGIVLTGIIGLADGSFNILTFSQTMMKGISGMSELIILSVLIGGMVEIIKHNGGIAFLLNAMTKNIRTKKGAEFGIAGLVSATNFSTANNTISIITAGPLAKNIADQYGIDKRKSASILDIFSCSVQGLIPYGAQMLAGAQLVKASPLSILPYTFYPMLTLLCGILAIAFGLPRFKQKAGTRKTEGAELSENYTN; this is encoded by the coding sequence TTGAAAGATGGAGCGAAAGGAAATCCGCTGGCGCTGCTGCCATTGCTGGTTTTCGTAGCATTGTTTATTTTAGCCGGTGTCATAACTGGAGATTTCTACAAGCTTCCAATGGTTGTAGCCGTTTTAGTAGCAGTAACTGTGGCACTGTTCATGAATAGAAAAGAAAACCTGACCTCGAAAGTTGAACGATTTGCTAAAGGTGCAGGACATCCTGATATTATGATTATGGTATTTATCTACATCCTGGCAGGCGCTTTCTCGGAAGCGGCAAAAGGAATGGGCGCGGTAGAGTCGACAGTTAACTTGGCTTTAACGTATTTTCCTCAAAGCTTTTTAGTAGTAGGACTTTTCATTATTGCAGCATTTGTATCGATTTCAATGGGTACATCAATGGGAACAATTGCGGCACTTGGACCAATTGCAGCGGGAATCAGCGGTGAAACCGAAATACCGGTTGCCCTGGCTGTTGCTTCTGTTATTGGAGGAGCTATGTTTGGAGATAATTTATCCTTTATTTCCGATACAACAATCGCCGCTGTCCGCACACAGAAGACTGAAATGCTGGACAAATTTAAAACGAACTTTTTCATCGTCCTGCCTGCAGCGATTGTTACGGTTATCGTGCTGTTTACCATCTCACTTGGAATGGACTCAGCCGTCAATCCGAAGGAATTCAGTTTTGTTAAATTGCTCCCTTACATTGGAGTACTCGTTGCAGCACTCGCCGGCTTGAATGTAGTCGCCGTGCTTGGAGGCGGAATTGTCTTAACCGGGATTATTGGGCTGGCAGACGGAAGCTTCAATATCCTGACATTCTCTCAAACGATGATGAAAGGCATCTCTGGAATGTCCGAGCTTATCATCCTGTCCGTTCTTATTGGCGGTATGGTAGAAATCATCAAACATAATGGAGGAATAGCCTTCCTCCTGAACGCTATGACAAAAAACATTCGAACAAAAAAAGGCGCAGAGTTTGGAATTGCAGGACTTGTCAGTGCAACTAACTTTTCAACTGCGAATAACACAATCTCTATTATTACAGCAGGACCGCTTGCGAAAAATATTGCCGATCAGTACGGCATTGACAAACGAAAATCAGCCAGCATCCTGGATATTTTCTCATGCAGTGTACAAGGACTTATTCCATATGGAGCGCAAATGCTTGCCGGAGCGCAGCTTGTAAAAGCATCTCCATTAAGCATTCTCCCGTACACATTCTATCCGATGCTAACCCTTCTATGCGGTATTTTAGCCATAGCATTCGGCTTGCCTAGATTTAAACAGAAAGCTGGAACCCGTAAAACAGAAGGGGCAGAACTGAGCGAAAACTATACCAATTAA
- a CDS encoding acyltransferase, with amino-acid sequence MAKEASQKSGKSYLFEIHFLRAFACLAVVAVHVSATNSGMNNDTYDWFSYFLNQIGRFGTPIFAVISGFLLFLQVRNKGFQFGKFMKSRFSKVIIPFILWSVAYRYMMYVYNGQGFGDPIEEIGGFIQGNAFYHLYFISIVVQFYLVFPLLQKLFRTQTTILIFLFISFLISYNLYGIKPPFEGPIGEFIASKSFMPIWIFYFAFGAFLAYYWEGIRNYALKRPIQMLILALAVSTGAVIEYKMKGYVSNRRISNLANIPLLSIATIGIYPLLSKFSIIKQPLVLIGKYSMGIYLIHPMVLYLMARHLPEPYWNVQYVGLMYIAVMIICVAAIRLITFVPLTTFLLPVPKIKKTSRETPINPADASTRQSA; translated from the coding sequence ATGGCAAAAGAGGCCAGTCAGAAGAGCGGTAAATCTTATTTGTTTGAAATTCATTTCCTGCGGGCCTTTGCTTGTTTAGCTGTTGTGGCGGTACACGTTTCCGCAACGAATTCTGGTATGAATAATGATACGTATGATTGGTTTTCGTATTTCCTAAACCAGATCGGCCGATTCGGCACACCGATTTTTGCGGTCATCAGCGGTTTCCTGCTGTTTTTACAAGTACGGAATAAAGGATTTCAGTTTGGGAAGTTTATGAAATCACGTTTTTCAAAGGTTATTATTCCTTTTATTTTATGGAGTGTTGCATATCGTTATATGATGTACGTTTATAACGGCCAGGGATTTGGCGATCCGATAGAGGAAATCGGGGGCTTTATACAAGGAAATGCGTTTTATCATTTGTATTTTATTTCAATCGTAGTGCAATTTTATCTTGTTTTTCCACTTCTTCAAAAGCTGTTTAGAACGCAGACGACGATTCTTATTTTCTTGTTTATTTCCTTCTTAATTAGTTACAACCTATACGGAATTAAACCTCCGTTTGAGGGTCCGATTGGAGAATTCATTGCAAGCAAGTCGTTTATGCCAATCTGGATTTTCTATTTTGCATTCGGTGCATTCCTTGCCTATTACTGGGAGGGTATCCGCAATTACGCGCTGAAGCGTCCGATTCAGATGCTGATTCTCGCTCTAGCCGTTTCAACTGGAGCGGTGATCGAGTACAAGATGAAGGGGTATGTATCAAACCGCAGGATCTCAAACCTTGCAAATATTCCGCTTCTAAGTATCGCGACTATTGGGATTTATCCGCTTCTCTCTAAGTTTTCAATCATAAAACAGCCGCTTGTGCTCATTGGCAAGTACTCGATGGGGATTTACCTGATTCACCCTATGGTGCTTTATTTAATGGCGAGGCATCTTCCGGAACCATATTGGAATGTTCAATATGTGGGCTTAATGTACATTGCCGTTATGATTATCTGTGTTGCTGCAATCAGACTGATAACATTTGTTCCGCTTACAACGTTCCTATTGCCTGTGCCGAAAATCAAGAAAACAAGCCGGGAAACTCCTATCAATCCTGCAGATGCCAGTACAAGACAATCTGCTTAA
- a CDS encoding GerAB/ArcD/ProY family transporter gives MSKVTAKEMFYLIFIFEIGSAILLDPAKQAMKDAWLAVLLGYAASIPLFLMYIGLSKLSGKKTMVGILIMLLGKKAGTIASSLYILYFLYICARVLRDFGELLIITAYDETFLIVISSFMMLAVMYLAIKRFHVFAGVSKPLFFGITIPFFIVVGFEIISGIVDIHEILPIAENGPMPILKTIFPTIMTFPFGEMVVFTMFFPLVQESAKLIKVTLSSIFFATLILSTTALLHVSILGAEMTKSFVFPILATVSLINISDFIQRLDSIVVILMIIVGFTKVFMFFYAALRGTMEITGTKNPIPPVLIYGVAMIASSLFIANTQYEHFQEGLIFVPYFLHVPFQIVCPAIILAILWLKKKRTQKKGAANEVPKEA, from the coding sequence ATGAGCAAAGTGACTGCCAAGGAAATGTTTTATTTAATATTCATATTTGAAATCGGCAGTGCAATTCTTTTGGATCCTGCAAAGCAGGCGATGAAGGACGCATGGCTTGCGGTATTGCTTGGCTACGCAGCAAGTATTCCGCTGTTTTTAATGTATATAGGGCTGTCTAAGCTTTCAGGTAAAAAAACGATGGTTGGAATTCTCATCATGCTCCTGGGAAAGAAAGCCGGAACGATCGCCTCCTCTCTTTACATTCTGTACTTTTTATACATCTGTGCACGTGTCCTCAGAGACTTTGGTGAATTGCTGATCATCACCGCTTATGATGAAACCTTTTTAATCGTAATCAGCAGTTTTATGATGCTTGCTGTGATGTATTTAGCCATTAAAAGATTTCATGTATTTGCCGGTGTCTCAAAACCATTATTTTTTGGAATCACAATCCCCTTTTTTATTGTGGTAGGATTTGAAATCATCTCAGGCATTGTGGACATTCATGAAATTTTGCCGATTGCGGAAAATGGTCCAATGCCGATCTTGAAAACCATTTTCCCTACGATCATGACTTTTCCATTTGGAGAGATGGTCGTTTTCACGATGTTCTTTCCGCTCGTCCAGGAAAGTGCCAAGCTTATCAAAGTAACCCTTTCTTCCATCTTTTTTGCCACCTTGATATTGAGCACCACTGCACTGCTCCATGTTTCCATTCTTGGAGCAGAAATGACAAAAAGCTTCGTATTTCCGATTCTAGCTACCGTCTCCCTGATCAATATATCAGATTTTATTCAGCGTCTTGATTCAATTGTGGTCATTCTTATGATTATTGTGGGATTTACAAAGGTGTTCATGTTTTTCTATGCAGCACTCAGAGGCACCATGGAAATCACAGGAACCAAAAATCCCATACCTCCCGTGCTAATCTATGGCGTGGCCATGATTGCCTCATCCCTGTTTATTGCCAATACTCAATATGAGCACTTTCAGGAAGGGCTCATATTCGTTCCTTATTTTCTTCATGTCCCCTTTCAAATTGTATGTCCAGCCATCATTTTAGCCATACTTTGGCTTAAGAAAAAAAGAACTCAGAAGAAGGGTGCGGCAAATGAAGTTCCTAAAGAAGCTTAA
- a CDS encoding Ger(x)C family spore germination protein — protein sequence MKKWIVMLCILPILSSCGTQQELNDMSIVIGIGMDEAGDGYQVTLQLVDPSEISTGAGMSPGGKAVPVINMVGDGPSINEAFQAAVSKISRRTFYSHLSVVVIGESMAKRGINEIIEHLERGSEIRSSLLLLTAKDQTALEVLSALPPLTKVPALSAIGKLENNMENYGTVTKVNIVDWAKANDRKGTYAVMPGIFNHGDPKVFTKQENLEQSEPFSTAVGYTAIFGKDSKLLYWIGPEETKAMLILQNQIRRTFVNAPCDHEHISYELPFSKSYTDVSVKDGKAKIRIRVHTRSELYSLGCMKKEKLTEEMIRDLERRMTSKLKTEIERTIQIAQNHHSDIFGFGQTLASQDKKKWKEIEDHWDQFFQEAEISVDVSTELLRGGVVESHM from the coding sequence GTGAAGAAATGGATCGTCATGCTCTGCATCCTCCCAATCCTTTCATCATGCGGAACCCAGCAGGAGCTGAATGATATGTCGATTGTCATCGGGATTGGAATGGATGAAGCAGGTGATGGATATCAGGTCACTCTCCAGCTTGTAGATCCGAGCGAAATATCAACCGGTGCCGGAATGTCACCTGGCGGAAAAGCGGTACCGGTTATTAACATGGTTGGTGATGGCCCTTCCATTAACGAAGCTTTTCAGGCAGCCGTCTCTAAAATTTCGAGGAGGACTTTTTACAGCCATCTATCTGTGGTGGTTATTGGTGAGAGCATGGCTAAAAGAGGAATCAACGAAATTATCGAACATTTGGAACGCGGTTCTGAAATTAGAAGCAGCCTTTTGCTTCTGACAGCAAAGGATCAGACAGCACTGGAGGTGCTGTCTGCCCTTCCTCCTTTAACGAAGGTTCCAGCCTTATCCGCTATCGGAAAGCTCGAGAACAATATGGAGAATTACGGAACCGTTACAAAAGTCAACATCGTCGATTGGGCAAAAGCGAATGACCGTAAAGGAACCTATGCCGTTATGCCTGGAATATTTAATCATGGCGATCCAAAGGTATTTACTAAACAGGAAAACCTCGAACAGAGTGAGCCTTTTTCGACCGCTGTCGGGTATACCGCTATTTTCGGTAAGGATTCCAAGCTGCTTTACTGGATAGGGCCAGAGGAAACGAAGGCGATGCTGATCCTTCAAAATCAAATCCGGCGGACATTTGTTAACGCGCCCTGTGACCATGAGCACATCTCATACGAATTGCCTTTTTCAAAATCCTATACGGATGTCTCAGTCAAAGATGGGAAAGCTAAAATCCGCATACGGGTTCATACGAGGAGTGAATTGTACTCCCTCGGCTGCATGAAAAAAGAAAAGCTTACAGAAGAGATGATACGGGATTTGGAAAGAAGAATGACAAGCAAGCTCAAAACGGAAATAGAGCGAACGATACAAATTGCACAGAATCATCACTCAGATATTTTTGGATTCGGACAAACACTGGCATCCCAGGATAAAAAGAAATGGAAAGAAATAGAGGATCACTGGGATCAGTTCTTTCAGGAAGCTGAAATCAGCGTAGATGTTTCTACTGAACTGCTGAGAGGCGGCGTGGTTGAAAGCCATATGTAA
- a CDS encoding spore germination protein, with translation MNLQDSLAGSLKQNKQAITNALHTMQDLSFHSLLLPSQPAVEGCLIRLKGISDDTKVTEKVLHPLLYANELPLKKDFLKKLTQRVLASDLSAGSTCKEAVQAILEGHTVLLIEGYSGFIDLETTGGARRAVEEPSSQMVIRGPKESFNETLRTNTALIRRRLKTPDLKLEEYVIGEVSSTKVNLMYIEGKVSPETLRLVKERLTSNESKIVLESGYIERILQDHQVTLFPTMNNTERPDEVVSSLIAGRIALLVDGTPFVLLCPTSFKHYFYSPEDQYQSKMAGKLILFLRYAAFFLSVFAPSIYIGMITHHQALIPTSLLISLYSQREGVPFPALIEVLIMEVTFEILREAGVRLPRAIGQAVSIVGALVIGQTTVQAGLVSTAVVIVVSITAISSFTLPNYSLAITARMVRFILMFVTYFLGYYGLMLATIMFMGHLYHLTTLGTPYMSKGTQAEKGGGNS, from the coding sequence ATGAATCTGCAGGACAGCTTGGCGGGAAGCTTAAAGCAAAACAAACAGGCGATTACCAACGCGCTGCACACGATGCAGGATTTATCCTTTCATTCCCTTTTGCTTCCTTCCCAGCCTGCTGTTGAGGGCTGTCTTATTCGGCTGAAAGGGATTTCTGATGACACAAAGGTTACTGAAAAAGTGCTTCATCCTTTACTCTACGCAAATGAGCTTCCTTTAAAAAAAGATTTCCTCAAAAAACTGACCCAAAGGGTATTGGCGAGTGATCTATCAGCAGGTTCCACTTGCAAGGAAGCCGTCCAAGCGATTCTGGAGGGACATACGGTTCTGCTGATTGAAGGATATTCAGGATTTATTGACCTCGAAACCACCGGGGGAGCACGCAGAGCGGTGGAGGAGCCATCCTCACAAATGGTCATCAGGGGGCCAAAAGAAAGTTTTAATGAGACCCTCAGGACAAATACCGCCCTTATCCGCAGAAGGCTGAAGACACCGGATCTTAAGCTGGAGGAATATGTAATCGGCGAGGTTTCGAGTACAAAAGTGAACCTTATGTACATCGAAGGCAAAGTAAGTCCAGAGACTCTAAGATTGGTAAAAGAGCGATTAACAAGCAATGAATCAAAAATCGTTTTGGAATCCGGTTACATCGAGAGGATTTTGCAAGATCATCAAGTTACGCTGTTTCCCACTATGAACAATACGGAAAGACCAGATGAGGTTGTAAGCAGTCTGATTGCCGGAAGAATAGCGCTGCTCGTGGATGGCACGCCTTTTGTATTGCTATGCCCCACAAGCTTTAAGCACTACTTTTACTCTCCCGAGGACCAATATCAATCCAAAATGGCAGGCAAGCTTATTTTATTTCTGAGATATGCAGCTTTTTTCCTATCCGTTTTTGCTCCATCTATTTATATTGGAATGATTACTCATCACCAGGCACTGATCCCTACATCTTTGCTTATCAGTCTTTATTCTCAGCGGGAGGGTGTACCCTTTCCTGCACTCATTGAGGTACTCATCATGGAGGTAACCTTTGAGATATTAAGGGAAGCCGGGGTCAGACTTCCCAGAGCAATCGGTCAAGCCGTTTCCATTGTGGGAGCACTTGTTATCGGCCAAACAACCGTACAGGCAGGACTTGTTTCAACAGCCGTAGTAATTGTCGTTTCCATCACGGCCATCTCAAGCTTCACCCTGCCGAATTACAGTTTAGCCATTACTGCCAGGATGGTCCGCTTCATTTTAATGTTTGTTACCTATTTCCTGGGCTATTATGGATTGATGCTTGCCACCATTATGTTCATGGGACACCTTTATCACCTTACGACTCTAGGAACTCCCTACATGTCGAAAGGGACACAGGCTGAAAAAGGAGGCGGCAATTCGTGA